In one Heteronotia binoei isolate CCM8104 ecotype False Entrance Well chromosome 1, APGP_CSIRO_Hbin_v1, whole genome shotgun sequence genomic region, the following are encoded:
- the RRAGD gene encoding ras-related GTP-binding protein D — translation MSQVPGKLKEQEEDGGGEEEDEEEEDEEEEEEDEIVGLGDYGDRAESFSDGDPESGGDEAFLDFNDPFSTEVKPRILLMGLRRSGKSSIQKVVFHKMSPNETLFLESTNKICREDVSNSSFVNFQIWDFPGQIDFFDPTFDYEMIFRGTGALIFVIDSQDDYMEALARLHLTVTRAYKVNPDINFEIFIHKVDGLSDDHKIETQRDIHQRANDDLADAGLEKIHLSFYLTSIYDHSIFEAFSKVVQKLIPQLPTLENLLNIFISNSGIEKAFLFDVVSKIYIATDSTPVDMQTYELSCDMIDVVIDISCIYGLKEDGGGTPYDKESTAIIKLNNTTVLYLKEVTKFLALVCFVREESFERKGLIDYNFHCFRKAIHEVFEVRMKVVKARKNQNQIQKAKRATPNGTPRVPL, via the exons ATGAGCCAGGTGCCGGGAAAGCTGAAGGAGCAGGAAGAGGACGGCGGCGgagaagaggaagatgaagaagaggaggacgaggaggaagaagaagaggatgaaatAGTTGGACTAGGAGACTATGGAGACCGAGCTGAATCCTTCTCAGACGGTGACCCAGAGAGTGGCGGGGATGAGGCAT TTCTAGATTTCAACGATCCCTTCAGTACTGAAGTCAAACCAAGAATCCTGCTTATGGGACTGAGGAGAAGTGGAAAATCTTCCATTCAGAAAGTTGTGTTTCATAAGATGTCACCAAATGAAACTCTTTTCTTGGAGAGTACTAACAAGATCTGCAGAGAGGATGTTTCCAATAGCTCCTTTGTAAACTTTCAAATATGGGACTTTCCTGGGCAAATTGACTTTTTTGATCCAACCTTTGACTATGAGATGATATTCCGAGGCACTGGAGCACTGATATTTGTTATTGATTCTCAG GATGACTATATGGAAGCATTGGCTAGACTGCATCTGACTGTGACAAGAGCATATAAAGTCAATCCAGACATAAACTTTGAAATATTTATTCATAAAGTAGATGGTTTGTCTGATGATCACAAGATTGAAACACAAAGAGACATTCACCAGAGGGCAAATGATGATCTTGCAGATGCTGGACTGGAAAAAATCCACTTGAG CTTTTATTTAACAAGTATATACGACCATTCTATATTTGAAGCATTTAGCAAAGTGGTACAGAAACTGATCCCTCAGCTTCCCACATTGGAGAATCTGCTTAACATCTTTATCTCG AATTCTGGGATCGAGAAAGCCTTTCTCTTTGATGTAGTCAGTAAAATTTATATTGCAACAGACAGCACCCCAGTGGACATGCAAACTTATGAGCTCAGCTGTGATATGATAGATGTTGTTATTGACATTTCCTGCATCTATGG GCTTAAAGAAGATGGTGGAGGAACCCCATATGACAAAGAATCAACAGCAATAATAAAACTAAACAATACTACTGTCCTGTATTTAAAGGAAGTGACAAAGTTCCTCGCTCTTGTTTGTTTTGTCAGAgaagagagctttgagagaaaaG GACTGATAGACTACAACTTCCATTGTTTCCGAAAGGCTATACATGAAGTATTTGAAGTAAGAATGAAAGTAGTGAAGGCACGGAAGAATCAGAACCAGATACAGAAAGCCAAGAGGGCCACTCCTAATGGCACACCTCGAGTGCCACTCTAG